The window aaatcaatcgaagaaaaagaaaaaggtgcACGTGCGGCTGGGCGGAAGAGGGAAGACCCGGCCGGACTTGTTTTGATTCGCTTGGCTTGGACGCGCCTGTAGTTGGAGAGGGTTTCTTTCGATCGCTTCTTTTGATTGTTTCGGTTGGATTGGATTTGAGGCGCTGGTAGTACGTGCAGACTGCCCTCGTTTCGTTGTTTCGTTTTCCATGCATTGATTCCATCGACGCCATAAAGGCAGCCGCGCGGGACTAGACTACACCGGTTGATCTAAGAGAGCTCTCTTGGCATAGATGAAGTACTACAAAATATCAAAGCGGTATGACAAGGTCACGGCCGAAGACGTAACGCTCCGACTTGTGCTTAACCATCCGGAGCTGAGCCCACCCAGCCTTTAATAATTTGACGCCCTCGAGAACAGCAAAATTCTCTGTTTTCTCAAGGACATAGCCATACACATCCTCAATGCTCTCCTCTGGGCAGGTAAGAAAGAACCTGGCAACGCAGACTTGACCGGAGCCGAGCGGCACAATGCTGGCGTCTGTCAGGGTCCAATCTTCTGGCCTGTTCACGTCTATCCATACATCCTGCAGCACGGGCGGCGTCAACTCACACGAGGCAGTGAGGTCCGATGTGCAGAGCTGCAAATCGTCGGGTGTGAAGCCAAACCAGAGGTTGTGCTCAGGGATGTACTCGGCGCGACCTCTGAACGGCAGTGCCCAGTTGCCTAGTTTGCTCCACGCGCCACTCGCGATGTCATACGAGTATGTGCCGGTGCCAGATGTGGATATCCAGATCTGTGAATCGTCAAGCACGGTGTAGGCACTGATTTCAAAGGGCATTGGGGCATCGCGGCAGCTGGATCGATCCTCCCCGTCGTCGTCGTCGGTAAAGAAAATCGGTGGCTGGAGGGAATACCAGCACCAGTCTTGGGCGTAGCTAGCAGGCAGGCGGGTGTGGAGGAGAGCCTGGAAGCAGTCCCGATCGGGCAGCCGGCCAGGGTTGCCGCTCATGACGTACAGGTTGTCGCCCACGGCAACGGAGATGGGGTCGATAATGGGCTTGCACATCTTGGGCATCCCAGTGCGGAGCAAGCGCGAGTCATGGTTGTACAAGAAGCTCTTGCCGATTTGGTCCACGGCGAGGAGGTTTTCCCGGCCGGGGCCGAAAGCAATGAAATTCATCCACGCCTGTTCGCCCTTCCTGCAGGGCCAGTCGAATGACAGGGACGGCGGAGGCAGCGGGGCGTCCGCTGGCCGTCGATGAACTACTCGAACCGCTGGCCGTGACCGGGCTGGGTGAAATAAGTTTGCCGGGTTCAAGCAGTGAAGGCTGAAGTGTCTGGGGCCACCGTTGCAGCTCATGGCCAACAGATTCACAAACCGGCTGCCCATGGCGATGGCGGGCGGACCTCCTGATAATAAGAAGAAAGAACAAGGATCTCGTTGAATGTTTGTGATGATGATTCTCGTTTCTTCTCTTGGTAATATCAAAGAACCATGTACAGTACAGACACGGAGATTATCATCAGAGATTCGCCGAGTACCTGAAGAGTGGGGTTGGGATCCAATTGAACCCGACAATTTCTGGAATGGAGACTATCAGCTCTCAACCACGTAGCCAAGAACAAGATCAATATTTTGTTGGCGAAGAATTGGGGATGCTTGGGGAGGAGCGCTGTTTTATACTGCTGGCGGCGCAAGGAAGACTGAAGAGGGAGGAGATCCGGTGGGATTCCTACCGTAACGCCTTCTACCGTGGGTTAAAttcgtatgtaacttttcgagtagatgatttttcatataaaaaactttttcatccgagttcgtatgcaaaagttatgcccattttaagaaattccaaaGAGATTtggcaaataaagtcgaaattcatatttgttaattttcccaacaactagaccacatatcacatgggaaacttattttattttatttttttgacatttccatcattttcttttgttttttctaaaactgaaaaggcggtccacgtgggggggggggggtagagtttgatgggccctttagtaccggttcgtgccatgaaccggtactaatgcctcaaagcccattagtaccggttggtggcaccaaccgggactaaaggactaacctttagtgccggttggtgccaccaaccggtactaatgggcatcacacccttcagtcccggttcgtggcaccaaccgggactaaagggcccaggtgaaccgggactaatgccttagccgcacgaaccgggaccaatgctcacattagtcccggttcgtgactgaaccgggactaatgtgaatattgccctgtgacgaaagccctgttttgtactagtgaatGTTAAGTCTAGGAGTTGAACTATGTGAGCTGGGGATACAATAAGTTGATTCGCATGTGCGTAGCTAGCTAGTGACGCATGTGCGTGTGTCActggtactccctccggtcctttttgcTACGCGTATTAGATTTTTGTTGAGTCaaacattgcaaagtttgaccaaatttatgtaAAAAAATATCAGCATCTACAATAcgaaaaaatatatatataatataaagGTACATTTCCAATATTGATTTGGCATTGTGAATATTGAatttttttctataagtttggtcaaagcaGAGATATTTCAACTTcggacaaaacttgtatgcatactaaaaaggaccggaggtaGTACGAGGGAGATAGACGGATAGGAGCACGAACGAcgtgcaaaagttctttttttaaCAGGAAGGACGTGCAAAAGTTTTTTTTAACAGGAACGATGTGCAAGTGTTGTGCGCGCAGTCACGTCTAGCTAGGTGAATTGCAAAATAAAAAAGCACGTACATACGTGTATGTGTAAAAGTCCTGTCTTTTATTTTTGCGAATGTGCACGTGTAAAAGTTGTGTGTGCGTGTACGTGCTTAGtccggcatgcatgcatgcatgtgcatgCGGTTGAAGGTTTTTTTTGACGTCATGCGGTTGAAGGTTTTTTTTTGACGTGATGCGGTTGAAGGTTTGAAGCAGCTACGATGCGTTATAAAAAAGAAAATCAGGAAGAATAAAAGAGGGTAAGCACGCACGTACGTACATATGAGGTGTACGTGCactccctcaaatcaaatcaatcgaagaaaaagaaaaaggtgcACGTGCGGCTGGGCGGAAGAGGGAAGACCCGGCCGGACTTGTTTTGATTCGCTTGGCTTGGACGCGCCTGTAGTTGGAGAGGGTTTCTTTCGATCGCTTCTTTTGATTGTTTCGGTTGGATTGGATTTGAGGCGCTGGTAGTACGTGCAGACTGCCCTTGTTTCGTTGTTTCGTTTTCCATGCATTGATTCCATCGACGCCATAAAGGCAGCCGCGCGGGACTAGACTACACCGGTTGATCTAAGAGAGCTCTCTTGGCATAGATGAAGTACTACAAAATATCAAAGCGGTATGACAAGGTCACGGCCGAAGACGTAACGCTCCGACTTGTGCTTAACCATCCGGAGCTGAGCCCACCCAGCCTTTAATAATTTGACGCCCTCGAGAACAGCAAAATTCTCTGTTTTCTCAAGGACATAGCCATACACATCCTCAATGCTCTCCTCTGGGCAGGTAAGAAAGAACCTGGCAACGCAGACTTGACCGGAGCCGAGCGGCACAATGCTGGCGTCTGTCAGGGTCCAATCTTCTGGCCTGTTCACGTCTATCCATACATCCTGCAGCACGGGCGGCGTCAACTCACACGAGGCAGTGAGGTCCGATGTGCAGAGCTGCAAATCGTCGGGTGTGAAGCCAAACCAGAGGTTGTGCTCAGGGATGTACTCGGCGCGACCTCTGAACGGCAGTGCCCAGTTGCCTAGTTTGCTCCACGCGCCACTCGCGATGTCATACGAGTATGTGCCGGTGCCAGATGTGGATATCCAGATCTGTGAATCGTCAAGCACGGTGTAGGCACTGATTTCAAAGGGCATTGGGGCATCGCGGCAGCTGGATCGATCCACCCCGTCGTCGTCGTCGGTAAAGAAAATCGGTGGCTGGAGGGAATACCAGCACCAGTCTTGGGCGTAGCTAGCAGGCAGGCGGGTGTGGAGGAGAGCCTGGAAGCAGTCCCGATCGGGCAGCCGGCCAGGGTTGCCGCTCATGACGTATAGGTTGTCGCCCACGGCAACGGAGATGGGGTCGATAATGGGCTTGCACATCTTGGGCATCCCAGTGCGGAGCAAGCGCGAGTCATGGTTGTACAAGAAGCTCTTGCCGATTTGGTCCACGGCGAGGAGGTTTTCCCGGCCGGGGCCGAAAGCCATGAAATTCATCCACGCCTGTTCGCCCTTCCTGCAGGGCCAGTCGAATGACAGGGACGGCGGAGGCAGCGGGGCGTCCGCTGGCCGTCGATGAACTACTCGAACCGCTGGCCGTGACCGGGCTGGGTGAAATAAGTTTGCCGGGTTCAAGCAGTGAAGGCTGAAGTGTCTGGGGCCACCGTTGCAGCTCATGGCCAACAGATTCACAAACCGGCTGCCCATGGCGATGGCGGGCGGACCTCCTGATAATAAGAAGAAAGAACAAGGATCTCGTTGAATGTTTGTGATGATGATTCTCGTTTCTTCTCTTGGTAATATCAAAGAACCATGTACAGTACAGACACGGAGATTATCATCAGAGATTCGCCGAGTACCTGAAGAGTGGGGTTGGGATCCAATTGAACCCGACAATTTCTGGAATGGAGACTATCAGCTCTCAACCACGTAGCCAAGAACAAGATCAATATTTTGTTGGCGAAGAATTGGGGATGCTTGGGGAGGAGCGCTGTTTTATACTGCTGGCGGCGCAAGGAAGACTGAAGAGGGAGGAGATCCGGTGGGATTCCTACCGTAACGCCTTCTACCGTGGGTTAAAttcgtatgtaacttttcgagtagatgatttttcatataaaaaactttttcatccgagttcgtatgcaaaagttatgcccattttaagaaattccaaagagattttgcaaataaagtcgaaattcatatttgttaattttcccaacaactagaccacatatcacatgggaaacttattttattttatttttttgacatttccatcattttcttttcttttttctaaaactgaaaaggcggtccacgtggggggggggggtagagtttgatgggccctttagtaccggttcgtgccatgaaccggtactaatgcctcaaagcccattagtaccggttggtggcaccaaccgggactaaaggactaacctttagtgccggttggtgccaccaaccggtactaatgggcatcacacccttcagtcccggttcgtggcaccaaccgggactaaagggcccaggtgaaccgggactaatgccttagccgcacgaaccgggaccaatgctcacattagtcccggttcgtgactgaaccgggactaatgtgaatattgccctgtgacgaaagccctgttttgtactagtgaatGTTAAGTCTAGGAGTTGAACTATGTGAGCTGGGGATACAATAAGTTGATTCGCATGTGCGTAGCTAGCTAGTGACGCATGTGCGTGTGTCActggtactccctccggtcctttttgcTACGCGTATTAGATTTTTGTTGAGTCaaacattgcaaagtttgaccaaatttatgtaAAAAAATATCAGCATCTACAATAcgaaaaaatatatatataatataaagGTACATTTCCAATATTGATTTGGCATTGTGAATATTGAatttttttctataagtttggtcaaagcaGAGATATTTCAACTTcggacaaaacttgtatgcatactaaaaaggaccggaggtaGTACGAGGGAGATAGACGGATAGGAGCACGAACGAcgtgcaaaagttctttttttaaCAGGAAGGACGTGCAAAAGTTTTTTTTAACAGGAACGATGTGCAAGTGTTGTGCGCGCAGTCACGTCTAGCTAGGTGAATTGCAAAATAAAAAAGCACGTACATACGTGTATGTGTAAAAGTCCTGTGTTTTATTTTTGCGAATGTGCACGTGTAAAAGTTGTGTGTGCGTGTACGTGCCTAGtccggcatgcatgcatgcatgtgcatgcggttgaattttttttttgacGTGATGCGGTTGAAGGGTTTTTTTTGACGTGATGCGGTTGAAGGTTCGAAGCAGCTACGATGcgttataaaaaataaaaataggaAGAATAAAAGAGGCTAAGCACGCACGTACGTACGTATGAGGTGTACGTGCactccctcaaatcaaatcaatctaagaaaaagaaaaaggtgcACGTGCGGCTGGGCGGAAGAGGGAAGACCGGCTGGACTTGTTTTGTTTCGCTTGGCTTGGACGCGCCTGTAGTTGGAGAGGGTTTCTTTCGATCGCTTCTTTTGATTGTTTCGGTTGGATTGGATTTGAGGCGCTGGTAGTACGTGCAGACTGCCCTCGTTTCGTTGTTTCGTTTTCCATGCATTGATTCCATCGACGCCATAAAGGCAGCCGCGCGGGACTAGACTACACCGGTTGATCTAAGAGAGCTCACTTGGCATAGATGAAGTACTACAAAATATCAAAGCGGTATGACAAGGTCACGGCCGAAGACGTAACGCTCCGACTTGTGCTTAACCATCCGGAGCTGAGCCCACCCAGCCTTTAACAATTTGACGCCCTCGAGAACAGCAAAATTCTCTGTTTTCTCAAGGGCATAGCCATACACATCCTCAATGCTCTCCTCTGGGCAGGTAAGAAAGAACCTGGCAACGCAGACTTGACTGGAGCCGAGCGGCACAATGCTGGCGTCTGTCAGGGTCCAATCTTCTGGCCTGTTCACGTCTGTCCACACATCCTGCAGCACGGGCGGCCTCAACTCACACGAGGCAGTGAGGTCCGATGTGCAGAGCTGCAAATCGTCGGGTGTGAAGCCAAACCAGAGGTTGTGCTCGGGGATGTACTCGGCGCGACCTTTGAACGGCAGTGCCCAGTTGCCTAGTTTGCTCCACGCGCCACTCGTGATGTCATACGAGTATGTGCCGGCGCCAGATCTGGATATCCAGATCTGTGAATCGTCAACCACGGCGTAGGCACTGATTTCAAAGGGCATTGGGGCATCGCGGCGGCTGGATCGATCCACCACGTCGTCGTCGTCGGCAAAGAAAGGCGGTGGCTGGAGGGAATACCAGCACCAGTCTTGGGCGTAGCTAGCAGGCAGGCGGGTGTGGAGGAGAGCCTGGAAGCAGTCCCGATCGGGCAGCCGGCCAGGGTTGCCGCTCATGACGTATAGGCTGTCGCCCACGGCAACGGAGATGGGGTCGATAATGGGCTTGCGCATCTTAGGCATCCTAGTGCGGAGCAAGCGCGAGTCGTGGTTGTACAAGAAGCTCCTGCCGATTTGGTCCACGGCGAGGAGGTTTTCCCGGCCGGGGCCGAAAGCCATGAAATTCATCCACGCCTGTTCGCCCTTCCTGC is drawn from Aegilops tauschii subsp. strangulata cultivar AL8/78 chromosome 1, Aet v6.0, whole genome shotgun sequence and contains these coding sequences:
- the LOC141041401 gene encoding uncharacterized protein — its product is MGSRFVNLLAMSCNGGPRHFSLHCLNPANLFHPARSRPAVRVVHRRPADAPLPPPSLSFDWPCRKGEQAWMNFIAFGPGRENLLAVDQIGKSFLYNHDSRLLRTGMPKMCKPIIDPISVAVGDNLYVMSGNPGRLPDRDCFQALLHTRLPASYAQDWCWYSLQPPIFFTDDDDGEDRSSCRDAPMPFEISAYTVLDDSQIWISTSGTGTYSYDIASGAWSKLGNWALPFRGRAEYIPEHNLWFGFTPDDLQLCTSDLTASCELTPPVLQDVWIDVNRPEDWTLTDASIVPLGSGQVCVARFFLTCPEESIEDVYGYVLEKTENFAVLEGVKLLKAGWAQLRMVKHKSERYVFGRDLVIPL
- the LOC141041437 gene encoding uncharacterized protein; translation: MGSRFVNLLAMSCNGGPRHFSLHCLNPANLFHPARSRPAVRVVHRRPADAPLPPPSLSFDWPCRKGEQAWMNFMAFGPGRENLLAVDQIGKSFLYNHDSRLLRTGMPKMCKPIIDPISVAVGDNLYVMSGNPGRLPDRDCFQALLHTRLPASYAQDWCWYSLQPPIFFTDDDDGVDRSSCRDAPMPFEISAYTVLDDSQIWISTSGTGTYSYDIASGAWSKLGNWALPFRGRAEYIPEHNLWFGFTPDDLQLCTSDLTASCELTPPVLQDVWIDVNRPEDWTLTDASIVPLGSGQVCVARFFLTCPEESIEDVYGYVLEKTENFAVLEGVKLLKAGWAQLRMVKHKSERYVFGRDLVIPL
- the LOC109756433 gene encoding uncharacterized protein; translation: MDMDFGDARKESIEGSYAMLLQGDKNSQHKNVEEVISHNKPKKDANLHVISQGGPPAIATGSRFVNLLAMSCNGGPRHFSLHCLNPANLFRPARSRPAVRAVHRRPADAPLPPPSLSFDWPCRKGEQAWMNFMAFGPGRENLLAVDQIGRSFLYNHDSRLLRTRMPKMRKPIIDPISVAVGDSLYVMSGNPGRLPDRDCFQALLHTRLPASYAQDWCWYSLQPPPFFADDDDVVDRSSRRDAPMPFEISAYAVVDDSQIWISRSGAGTYSYDITSGAWSKLGNWALPFKGRAEYIPEHNLWFGFTPDDLQLCTSDLTASCELRPPVLQDVWTDVNRPEDWTLTDASIVPLGSSQVCVARFFLTCPEESIEDVYGYALEKTENFAVLEGVKLLKAGWAQLRMVKHKSERYVFGRDLVIPL